ACGCCCATCCATGTAAGACATGGGCTGGTCACCGGTGTTCAAGTCGATAATGGCGAGGCGGCGGTGACCAAATCCAAGGTTGGCAGCTTCCTCTACATGGATGTCCCAGTCATCGGGTCCGCGATGCGCGAGTTGATTTGTAAAGCGAATCAACACCTCACGATTGACAGGTCTACCGTCCAGATTCCAAAAGCCAGCAATTCCACACATAAAATCAACGCTTCCTTATCTCGACCAGTTTTTGGGCAAACGCCTCAAAGTTGGTCGTTTCATTATATCGTTCCTGCCAAACCTCACGGCTGCCCTGGCGTTTCTTTAGCCATGCCTCACGATTATCACAAACACTCAATAGTGCATCTGCAATTTCATCTGGCGTAGGGTTTGCGCTGAGCAACAATCCATTTTTCTCGCGGACAACTTCCACATTCCCTCCCACCGCTGTGGCAATGACAGGGATTCCGCAACTAACAGCTTCCATCATCGCAACCGATGTCCCTTCGGTGGAACTGACATTGAGGAAGATATCCACAGGGTTAGAAAGGTAAGTTTGCAATAATTCATGCTGGCTTTTGTAACCGGGAAAACTCGCCTTAGCATTGGCTGGGAATTCATTTATAACCCGTTGCGTGTATTGCTGCCTGATTTCTCCCACACCGCCAAAGTGTGTCCATTCGATTCTTTGCGAGGGTCGTTTTTTCGCGGCAGTCATGACGCTTTCAAAAAGCAAATCAATGCGTTTTACTGGATGAAAATTGGAACAAGAGACAAATCGCAGCACACCATCTTCAGATGGTCTGGCAACTCCACCCGGGTCTTTTACGCCAAGCAACGCCGCTTCATATTTCTCTTTGAACTGGGGATATTTTTCCCGCAAATAATTCACGCCAATATCAGAATCGGGGAATAAACCATCGATCAACTCTATCGCCCGCAGACGGCAGGGCCAGTCGCCATAGAGTTCCTCGTATAGGTCATAGCCGTGAGTGCGCGAGATAACACGCAAAGAAGGATACTTCTTCTTCGCCAAACCAATTCCCATTGCAAGTTCGTCAAACCAGAAAGTATTGCAAATCACTTCATCTGCAGAAACACGGTTGGACTGCAACCAATTCTCCATCCACTTGCGGGTTAGGTTTGCACCTGCAACAAAAGAAAATACTCTCCGCAAATAGGAAGGCTTGAGCGAGGAAGGTAAGCGATGCTTTATATCAAGATAAAAATCCTTCGAGAAAACTGCCAATACGCTTTCAGCCAATCGTCTAGCCATCGTAAAAGATTCTGCAAAACTCGTATCCACTTCCACACCATCAGGGACGGGAAGTAAATTTCCCTGTACGATGCGTGGGACGAGGATCACATGCTCGAATCGCTTGCGGAGAAACTCCACCTCACCTTTGAGAAAGGTCTGTTCGGTTGCGTAATCATAGGGGTAGGAATTGGAGAAAAGGAGAACGATCATTCGTTATTTTTCGTTAGGCAAAAACGCTTCACGATGCTTCGCAAACTCTTCAATGGCACGTTCATAATCATCGTGCCTGCCGATATCGAGCCAGTAGCCATCGAAATGGAAGACGTTGACCTTATTCCCATCGCCCATCAACTTCAAGACCAGTTCGGGTAAATCCAGCCGCTCACCTTTGGGGATGTAGTTCAAAATCTCCGGCTCGAAGAGGTAAATGCCCATGCTGACCGAGTAATGATAGGTAGGCTTTTCGATGTAGTTCGAAATCCAGTTATCGTTATCTACTTCGATCACGCCGAGGTCAATTTTTACATCGCGCTGATAGCAAGCCACCGTGGCAAGTGCGCCGCGTTCACGGTGATAGTTGAGCATGGCGCTGTAATCAATGGTAGTTAATAAATCACCGTTCATCACTAAGAAGGTGTCGGTCAAGTTCGGGACGAGGGCAATTGGTCCCGCCGTGCCGAGGGGCTGTTCTTCGCGGGAGTAATCAATTCGAGTATTGAATTTGCTCCCGTCACCGCAGTATGCCATGAGTAATTCGGCGAGGTAGCCGGTTGCCAACGTAATGTCGTCGAAACCTTTTTTCTGCAATTGACGAATCACGATCTCAAGGATCGGCATTTCACCGATGGGCATGAGCGGCTTGGGGAGAACGGTTGTGTACGGGGCAAGGCGGGCGCCCTTGCCGCCCGCAAGGATGACTGCTCGCATATTACACCGTGTATTGGTCGGGTCGGTAGAGATCAATGTGAGCAGAGATCCACTCGATGGTGGCGCGCAAGCCTTCGTCGAGAGAGATGCGGGGTTCCCATCCGATCATGCGTTTGGCTTTTTCATTCGACGCCCACAACTTCATCACTTCGCTTTTGCCCGGTCGCACACGCTGGGGATCAGCCACAATTTTTGGGGTCTTGCCGATGAGTTTGAAAATCTTTTCGGCAAGGTCACCGATACGAATGGTATTGTCGTTGCCGAGGTTGATCTCTTCGCCCAACACACCTTCGGCTTCGGCGACTTTCACAAAACCGTTGGCGGTATCTTTTGCAAAGGTGAAATCGCGCGAAGGCTCAAGGCTGCCGAGTTTGACTTCATCACGTGTGAGCGCCTGCACGATGATGGTCGGGATGACCGCACGCATGGACTGACCCGGACCAAACGTGTTGAAGGGGCGCAGCGTAACCACCGGCGTTTCAAACGAGCGATAAAAACTTTCAGCAATGCGGTCCGCGCCAATCTTGCTGGCAGAGTAGGGCGACTGTCCCTGCAACGGGTGCTTCTCATCGATTGGCACATACTGCGCTGTGCCGTACACCTCACTTGTGGAAGTATGCACCACACGGCGCGTTCCAAAATCTCGCGCCGCCATCAGCACGTTGAGCGTGCCCATGATATTCACATCGATCACTTCACGCGGGTTCACATACGAATATGGAATCGCGATCAACGCGCCAAGATGAAAGACAGTGTCCGCGCCGCGCACAGCGTTGCGCACCGCTTCGTTATCGCGCAGGTCGCCTTGCATGATCTCCACCTGCGAAAGAATTTCAGGCGCGAGCCATTTCAACATACCGAGATCATTACGCGAGTTGTAACGCACAAACCCGCGCACCTGCGCGCCTTCACGCACAAGATGTTCCACCAAATGGCTGGCGATAAATCCGCCTGCGCCGGTGACCAAAACTTTTTTACCGTTCCAATTCATTTCAACTCCACTTTGACCCGCTCACGCCAATCGTTGAGCAAGTCTGCTAAAGATTCATTTAGAGGAATGCGCGGATTCCAACCCGCAGCCTTGTGCAGCTTCTGGAAACTTCCAACCTGCACGGGAACATCGTTCTTTTGAACTCGCGCCGGATCAACCCTAGCCGATAGCTGCTTCTTCGACCTGAGCAGCATCTCACTCAAACATTGCTGAATCGCGACCGAGTTTCCTGAGCAAACATTATAAGTCTCACCGGCTTTGCCTTTTTCTGCGAGCATGGCAAAGGCATGTGCAGCATCTCGCACATCTACAAAATCACGTTTGGCATCGAGGTTGCCGGTGACAATTTCATTTTGCCCCGAAATCTCTGCCAACGCGATCTGGCGCGCAAACGCCGAGCAAGCCAGATCCGGCGATTGTCCGGGACCGAGCAAGTTGAACATCCGCACGATGACCACGTCCAACCCGAACGCATAATGATACCGCAGAGCCGCATTCTCTTGCGCCACCTTGCTAACGGCATACTCTGTCACTGGTCGCAAAGGGGAACGTTCTGTAATGGGTCGTGCGCTCTTGGTTAAGCCATAAACCGCGCTAGAACTTGCCAACACCACCTTGGGTCGCTTCTCCATTTGCATAACCGCATCAAGAAGATTCAGCGTCCCAAACAGATTAGAAGTGTAATAAGCTTGCGGGTCTTGTGATTTGATAATGCCCGCAAGGTGAAACACGGCATCAGGCTGGCAATCTGCTACGGCACGAGTCAGAGCCGCGCGGTCAGAGAGGTCACCCACGAAAACATTCTCTCCCGCCGGGCGGATGTCGAATCCATAAACATTCCATCCCTCGCGGATGAGTTCATCTCTCAGATGTCTGCCAACAAAACCAGAAATACCCGTAATCAATGCGCGTTTCATTTACTAAAAACCTTCTTCACTCCGTTGAACGTGCCGGTCAAGCCTTTGAGGCTGTGAAAATTTACGGCAAACAAACCAATCAAAGCCCAATAATAAAAAAGCCAGCGCCATTTCTCCTGCGCCCAACTCTTGCGGAAGAGATAATCATAGTTGACCACACTCATCTCAGCCCATTGCTGAACTTTGAGACGGTTCATCGGGCTTTCGTTGTGGATGAGAATGGCAGAAGTTTGATAGTAGATTTTATACCCGGCATCGAGAGTCTGTTTTGAAATGTCCACATCTTCCATCAGACCATAATGAGCCAGAGCTTCATCAAATTTTGCTTTCTCAAAAACCTCGCGTCGAAATGCCATGCAACAACCAGAGAGGCATTCGATATATCCGCTTGGCTGGTTTCTGCGTGGATGCGATGGCATACCAGATGGATAGAATTTTCCATTACGAGTTCCTACCACACCGAAGATGAGGCGAATAAAACCAAAGAGTGCAACTTCAAATTTTAACCGGGGTGTGGGCGGTATGTTCTTTATAATTTTGCCACCCACGGCGCCGATCTCACAGTGTATATCACTGACAAAAATTTTCTCCACTTCGGCAAGATAGTTTTTGTTCAAGTCCACATCATCATCGAAGAAAAAAATCAGATCGTTTGAACATTCACTGATGCCGTGATTACGTTGCAAGGTCAAGCCAGGCTGGGTGTGAAAGTAGCGTATGGGGAATGACAGATCAACTGAACCAAAATAGCTTTCAAGTTTTTTTTCGTCCGAAGAATCGACGACGATCAACTCATCTGGCGGGCGAGATTGTGCCACAATGGAAGGCAGAGTCTTTATGAAGTCGTCAAAACGATTTCGAGTGCAAATAATGACAGCAATTTTCATCATGAACTTAAAACCTTCTCAAATATCTCTTTGTGCTTAGCCACAAACTTTTCCAAAGAGAATAAGTCTACAGCCCGTTGACGTGCTTTTTGTGAATACTCTTCTCGGCGGGCATAAACTCGCATTACCGCATCTGACATTGCTTGCGGATCTGGCAGGTTGATCTTATTCCAATCGTGTTGCACATGCACACCAATCCCTGCATCACCGACCAACTCTGGCACACCTCCATTATCCAAGTGGACAACCGGCATTCCCAACGCCATTGCTTCTCCAACCAGCCCTGGCGATGGATCAGCATATTTAGTATGCAGTAAGAGATGCGCCTGTGAATATAGTTTCGGCGCGTCGCTTTGGGCGTAAGTTCCGGTAAAGGTCACATATTCGGTCAGGTTCATATCGTGCAGGGCTTGCTTCGTCCATGCTTCGGCTTCATCACGCGGAAGCCAGAGGTTGCCAGTAACGATCAGCTTTGCATTTGGTACTTCATGATGCAATGCTTTGAGCGTTTGCAACGCCAGTTCAAGGCGATATTTTTCGTATTGGTTGCCGCCTAAAAGTAAGGTCAAGATTTCAGGTTTTGCCTGACAAGCCTCGGGCGAAAAGAGGCGGGTATCCACTGGATTGCAGACGATCTCGCTTGGGGCATCCGGAGGGGAGATATAACGTTCCGCGCTATCTCTGCAAAATTGACTTTGATAAACGATAAAGTCTGCAAAGCTGATGATTTGTTTCAATGAGCGATTCGAGCCTTCATGGTTATCGCCATCCCATGCAGGGAAAGCTACGCCATTTTGATTAACAATTATTTTTAATCCTTTGCGCTTTGCCCGCTCAAGAATTTCGATGTGCAAAGGATGAGCCACACTGCTAACCGCATACAACAAATTGGCGGCAGGAAAATGATGCGGAAAATTCTCTGCAAGATAGGTCAACTTGACAGCGCCACCGTGGGCAAATTCACTGCGCTGCGCAGGAGGGTTGGGAAATTGCGGACTGAGATAGGCGGCTGCAAATGTGTCGGATTTTTGAAGCGCTGAAAGTTGCAAGCGGGCAGGGATGGTCTCCACCCAATCTCGCAAAGCAAACACAGCCCGAAAGAATTTCGGGAATGTGCGCTTGAGAGAGTTGAACATTTCATACTTCATGTTTTAGCCGCGTTCAACAAACCCATCCATGAAACCAGCCCACATCTTCGTTTGTGAATCGTAGGAATTCGCCTCAGCAGTGATACGCCCGGCATTCAAAACCGCGTTCAAAGAATCGGAATCTGAGCGATAAACCTGCAAGGCAAAAGCTGCCAGCCCTTCCGCATCCTCCACATCCGTCATCCACGCATTGACGCCGTGTTGCACGATGTCCATCGCCTGTCCGACGCGCGTTGTAACCAGCGGCACGCCGCTCGCCATACTTTCCAGGATGGCTTTCGGTCCGCCTTCCTGCCGCGAAGCGACAATGTAAAGATCAAGCGCGGCGAACATTCCCGCCATTTCGGGATAATGCTTGTAATAGGCATGTTTATATGGCACGCCCATCTCATCCAGCCCACGCCTTACATAACCGCGCGAGGGTCCCGTCAGCAATACGAACAGTTCAGGGATGTCCTTTTTCAACAAACGGATCGTCGCAAGAAACACATCCGGTCCCTTGATCAATTTCGGCTCAAACCCGTCGCTCCAGCCGACACCGTCCTTTTGGAACGAACCGACCACGAAAGCGGATTGGGGAATGCCCAATTTCTCGCGACTTGCTTTTTTT
This portion of the Anaerolineales bacterium genome encodes:
- a CDS encoding glycosyltransferase; translated protein: MARRLAESVLAVFSKDFYLDIKHRLPSSLKPSYLRRVFSFVAGANLTRKWMENWLQSNRVSADEVICNTFWFDELAMGIGLAKKKYPSLRVISRTHGYDLYEELYGDWPCRLRAIELIDGLFPDSDIGVNYLREKYPQFKEKYEAALLGVKDPGGVARPSEDGVLRFVSCSNFHPVKRIDLLFESVMTAAKKRPSQRIEWTHFGGVGEIRQQYTQRVINEFPANAKASFPGYKSQHELLQTYLSNPVDIFLNVSSTEGTSVAMMEAVSCGIPVIATAVGGNVEVVREKNGLLLSANPTPDEIADALLSVCDNREAWLKKRQGSREVWQERYNETTNFEAFAQKLVEIRKR
- a CDS encoding NTP transferase domain-containing protein, producing the protein MRAVILAGGKGARLAPYTTVLPKPLMPIGEMPILEIVIRQLQKKGFDDITLATGYLAELLMAYCGDGSKFNTRIDYSREEQPLGTAGPIALVPNLTDTFLVMNGDLLTTIDYSAMLNYHRERGALATVACYQRDVKIDLGVIEVDNDNWISNYIEKPTYHYSVSMGIYLFEPEILNYIPKGERLDLPELVLKLMGDGNKVNVFHFDGYWLDIGRHDDYERAIEEFAKHREAFLPNEK
- a CDS encoding SDR family NAD(P)-dependent oxidoreductase is translated as MNWNGKKVLVTGAGGFIASHLVEHLVREGAQVRGFVRYNSRNDLGMLKWLAPEILSQVEIMQGDLRDNEAVRNAVRGADTVFHLGALIAIPYSYVNPREVIDVNIMGTLNVLMAARDFGTRRVVHTSTSEVYGTAQYVPIDEKHPLQGQSPYSASKIGADRIAESFYRSFETPVVTLRPFNTFGPGQSMRAVIPTIIVQALTRDEVKLGSLEPSRDFTFAKDTANGFVKVAEAEGVLGEEINLGNDNTIRIGDLAEKIFKLIGKTPKIVADPQRVRPGKSEVMKLWASNEKAKRMIGWEPRISLDEGLRATIEWISAHIDLYRPDQYTV
- a CDS encoding GDP-mannose 4,6-dehydratase, with amino-acid sequence MKRALITGISGFVGRHLRDELIREGWNVYGFDIRPAGENVFVGDLSDRAALTRAVADCQPDAVFHLAGIIKSQDPQAYYTSNLFGTLNLLDAVMQMEKRPKVVLASSSAVYGLTKSARPITERSPLRPVTEYAVSKVAQENAALRYHYAFGLDVVIVRMFNLLGPGQSPDLACSAFARQIALAEISGQNEIVTGNLDAKRDFVDVRDAAHAFAMLAEKGKAGETYNVCSGNSVAIQQCLSEMLLRSKKQLSARVDPARVQKNDVPVQVGSFQKLHKAAGWNPRIPLNESLADLLNDWRERVKVELK
- a CDS encoding glycosyltransferase family 2 protein; translation: MKIAVIICTRNRFDDFIKTLPSIVAQSRPPDELIVVDSSDEKKLESYFGSVDLSFPIRYFHTQPGLTLQRNHGISECSNDLIFFFDDDVDLNKNYLAEVEKIFVSDIHCEIGAVGGKIIKNIPPTPRLKFEVALFGFIRLIFGVVGTRNGKFYPSGMPSHPRRNQPSGYIECLSGCCMAFRREVFEKAKFDEALAHYGLMEDVDISKQTLDAGYKIYYQTSAILIHNESPMNRLKVQQWAEMSVVNYDYLFRKSWAQEKWRWLFYYWALIGLFAVNFHSLKGLTGTFNGVKKVFSK
- a CDS encoding glycosyltransferase family 4 protein gives rise to the protein MFNSLKRTFPKFFRAVFALRDWVETIPARLQLSALQKSDTFAAAYLSPQFPNPPAQRSEFAHGGAVKLTYLAENFPHHFPAANLLYAVSSVAHPLHIEILERAKRKGLKIIVNQNGVAFPAWDGDNHEGSNRSLKQIISFADFIVYQSQFCRDSAERYISPPDAPSEIVCNPVDTRLFSPEACQAKPEILTLLLGGNQYEKYRLELALQTLKALHHEVPNAKLIVTGNLWLPRDEAEAWTKQALHDMNLTEYVTFTGTYAQSDAPKLYSQAHLLLHTKYADPSPGLVGEAMALGMPVVHLDNGGVPELVGDAGIGVHVQHDWNKINLPDPQAMSDAVMRVYARREEYSQKARQRAVDLFSLEKFVAKHKEIFEKVLSS
- a CDS encoding glycosyltransferase family 4 protein; amino-acid sequence: MYNGLRTHHKHVARIQVTHTEMRDVAVSTGIDPSKVFLIPIGINLDYFPIQTAERKKASREKLGIPQSAFVVGSFQKDGVGWSDGFEPKLIKGPDVFLATIRLLKKDIPELFVLLTGPSRGYVRRGLDEMGVPYKHAYYKHYPEMAGMFAALDLYIVASRQEGGPKAILESMASGVPLVTTRVGQAMDIVQHGVNAWMTDVEDAEGLAAFALQVYRSDSDSLNAVLNAGRITAEANSYDSQTKMWAGFMDGFVERG